The Zobellia alginiliquefaciens genome contains a region encoding:
- the atpE gene encoding ATP synthase F0 subunit C → MYNLIGAGLIVIGAGIGLGQIGGKAMEGIARQPEATGKIQTAMIIIAALLEGLAFGALFLGKA, encoded by the coding sequence ATGTACAACTTAATTGGAGCTGGTTTAATCGTAATCGGAGCAGGTATCGGTCTTGGTCAAATTGGTGGAAAAGCAATGGAAGGTATTGCTCGTCAGCCAGAAGCAACAGGAAAAATCCAAACTGCGATGATTATCATTGCTGCACTTTTAGAAGGTTTGGCATTCGGTGCCTTGTTCTTAGGTAAAGCTTAA
- the atpB gene encoding F0F1 ATP synthase subunit A, with product MKEVSKLVRTLVLLCTLCISFQGFALSEGGDEGAVDTKAEVDAYIQHHIKDAHDFHLFSYTGDNGERKHVGFPLPVILWTSNGLVTFMSSEFHHDDAGKVIVEKGGSKFVKLHGKIYELNAGATEVQFDEHHHAENAAKVLDFSITKSVFGILLVGLFMLWAFSSLAKQYAKKKVPTGFGRVLEPLVIYVRDEIAKPNIGEKKYRKFTGYLLTVFFFIWILNLLGLTPFGFNVTGQLAVTAALAIFTLIIYTFSGNKDYWMHMVWMPGVPVLIRPILAIIELAGAFVIKPFSLLVRLFANISAGHIVVMSLIAIMFTLKKSLGVVGATGLSLVLSFFITLIEVLVAFLQAYIFTMLSALFIGMAVAEHDHGHEHDANGHEVPDAEDVRGDFI from the coding sequence ATGAAGGAAGTTTCAAAATTGGTCAGAACACTAGTATTACTTTGTACACTCTGCATTTCTTTTCAAGGTTTTGCCCTCTCCGAGGGAGGCGATGAAGGAGCTGTGGACACAAAAGCAGAGGTGGACGCATACATTCAGCATCACATTAAAGATGCGCATGATTTTCATTTGTTTTCTTATACAGGTGATAATGGAGAGCGTAAACATGTAGGTTTTCCATTGCCGGTTATTCTTTGGACCAGTAATGGGTTGGTGACTTTCATGTCTTCTGAATTTCATCATGATGATGCCGGAAAAGTTATTGTAGAGAAAGGCGGATCTAAGTTCGTAAAGCTTCACGGAAAAATATACGAATTGAACGCAGGTGCCACTGAAGTTCAATTTGATGAACATCACCATGCGGAAAATGCAGCTAAAGTTTTAGACTTTTCAATCACTAAGAGTGTTTTTGGAATATTATTGGTGGGTCTTTTTATGCTTTGGGCTTTCTCTTCATTGGCAAAACAATACGCTAAGAAAAAAGTGCCTACCGGTTTTGGTAGAGTATTGGAGCCTTTAGTAATCTATGTTAGAGACGAGATTGCTAAGCCAAACATCGGCGAGAAAAAATATCGCAAGTTCACGGGGTATTTGTTGACCGTGTTTTTCTTTATATGGATTTTGAACCTTCTAGGTTTAACGCCATTTGGTTTTAACGTAACAGGTCAGTTGGCCGTTACCGCTGCTTTGGCAATTTTTACTTTGATCATCTATACATTTAGCGGAAACAAGGACTACTGGATGCACATGGTTTGGATGCCAGGAGTTCCTGTTTTGATTAGACCGATTCTTGCTATTATAGAATTGGCCGGAGCTTTTGTGATCAAGCCTTTTTCATTGTTGGTACGTTTGTTCGCGAACATATCCGCAGGTCACATTGTAGTTATGAGTTTGATTGCCATTATGTTTACACTTAAGAAAAGCTTAGGTGTGGTTGGTGCAACAGGACTGTCATTGGTACTATCATTTTTCATTACGCTTATTGAGGTGTTGGTAGCCTTTTTACAGGCCTATATTTTCACTATGTTATCAGCATTGTTTATTGGTATGGCCGTTGCAGAGCACGATCATGGTCATGAGCACGATGCAAATGGACATGAAGTTCCGGACGCAGAAGACGTTAGGGGGGATTTCATCTAA
- a CDS encoding DUF6168 family protein, translated as MIKQIVQYIVVFILVGATSFFLHQFLLTDDNLDFNELLQKAYIFHFVFSLSVIIAFQLLSKSEKVFVQLGFIYMGLLVFKIAAYTAMCYPQLMGDQYLPRFYRASLLIPVFVFLVLEVFFVSKIMQRR; from the coding sequence TTGATCAAACAAATAGTACAATACATAGTCGTGTTCATTTTGGTGGGCGCGACTTCTTTTTTTCTTCATCAATTTTTATTGACAGATGATAATTTAGACTTTAATGAACTACTTCAAAAAGCCTATATTTTTCATTTTGTTTTCTCTTTATCGGTAATAATTGCTTTTCAACTTCTCTCAAAAAGTGAAAAAGTTTTTGTCCAATTAGGTTTCATTTATATGGGACTTTTGGTTTTTAAAATAGCAGCTTATACTGCCATGTGCTACCCGCAACTTATGGGAGATCAGTATTTACCGAGATTCTATAGAGCTTCTCTCTTAATTCCTGTGTTTGTTTTTTTAGTCCTAGAAGTCTTTTTTGTTTCAAAAATTATGCAACGCAGATAG
- a CDS encoding AtpZ/AtpI family protein → MSQQKPRDNSNLIRTAASFSGIAIQMGVTIYLGNLLGAWLDVKFEKTFLEDTFTLLAVFLSMYIVIKKVMTLNK, encoded by the coding sequence ATGAGCCAGCAAAAGCCTCGTGATAATTCAAATTTAATACGTACTGCGGCCAGTTTTTCGGGCATTGCCATACAAATGGGTGTTACCATCTATTTGGGCAATCTTTTGGGGGCCTGGCTAGATGTAAAGTTTGAAAAAACGTTTCTTGAGGATACATTTACCTTACTTGCCGTATTTTTGTCGATGTATATCGTCATCAAAAAAGTGATGACACTAAATAAATAG
- a CDS encoding bactofilin family protein — translation MFSDNKKPRTMNEIGAQPNRISKHTKIKGDIESEADFRIDGKLDGNVKTTGKVVIGKDGYIHGKVECVNADIEGSFNGELLVSDLLSLKSSAVIEGTVSVTKLAVEPGATFNASCTMKGKGGSLNSGSSSFKSSLSNSSSTSNEPAKAS, via the coding sequence ATGTTTTCTGACAACAAAAAACCTAGAACTATGAACGAAATTGGCGCACAACCTAACAGAATTTCCAAGCACACAAAAATTAAAGGTGATATCGAATCTGAAGCAGACTTCAGAATTGATGGAAAATTAGATGGTAACGTAAAGACTACCGGTAAAGTAGTTATTGGTAAAGATGGCTACATTCATGGTAAAGTAGAATGTGTAAATGCTGATATTGAAGGAAGCTTCAACGGAGAGCTTTTAGTATCCGATTTGCTTTCCCTTAAATCCTCTGCCGTAATTGAGGGCACTGTATCCGTAACTAAATTGGCCGTTGAGCCAGGAGCTACTTTTAACGCTTCATGTACCATGAAAGGTAAAGGCGGATCTTTAAACAGCGGTTCTAGCAGTTTTAAGTCTTCTTTAAGCAATAGTTCTAGTACAAGCAATGAGCCAGCAAAAGCCTCGTGA
- a CDS encoding tetratricopeptide repeat protein — protein MKLHYKLIIFSILGGIVLNACSTKKDAFVNRNWHALNTKYNTLYNGNIAFEEGRAELNLNYHDDYWEVLPIERLEVTEDIKLDSEDNNPNFIIAEEKATKAIQKHSMDIRDVERNPQTDEAFLLLGKARYFDQRYMPALEAFNYIIRKYDYSDKLNEAHIWREKVNIRLENDELAIKNLKRLLKFEQLSDQEYADARAMMAQAYINEKVLDTAVQHLKVASHYTKKNEEKGRYYYIIGQLYNQMNHKDSANYAFTKVIDLNRKSPRVYMINAEIQKIRNTKITSENSEEMLEYLTDLEENRENRPFLDIIYRQVAEYHLEQENDSMAIAYFNKSLRATQNEPKLNALNYENLAVYNFDHNEYKLAGAYYDSVIPNLDENTKKYRSTKKKLDNLEDVIKYEDIAHQTDSVITLYNLPLAERTAYFEDYIAELQAAKDAAAKKEERRLATGFAEFAKSKGGKENQGKFYFYNLKSLGYGKNDFVQRWGKRVLEDDWRWSNKKRTLSQENNEALASNDSIYADVGEEEKFSVDYYLDRIPTDVTVIDSLKGERNFANYQLGLIYKEKFKENLLAAEKLENVLDSEPEERLILPSKYNLYKIYEEEGSPLLASMKNDILSNHADSRYAEIILNPRAVLEDDADSPDARYAALYRMYQKQEFLRTITGAEENIEKFTGDPIVPKFEMLKTNAIGRLNGFKPFEEALNYVALTYPNNPEGKKAEQMVAEQLPKLAVKDFSTELGSSGTGNWKVVFPFRRSNDEIAKRVKKALEDAIIDLRYKNVVSKDIYTLEDQFVVVHGFKSKDYALGFAELIKFNKDYLIENENFVILSTNYKIIQVHKNLQSYKNQILTPKP, from the coding sequence TACCCATTGAGCGTTTAGAAGTAACCGAAGATATTAAGTTAGATTCTGAGGATAACAACCCTAATTTTATTATTGCCGAAGAGAAAGCCACCAAAGCCATACAGAAGCATAGTATGGACATTAGAGATGTGGAAAGGAACCCGCAGACAGATGAGGCTTTTTTACTTTTAGGTAAGGCGCGTTATTTTGATCAGCGCTATATGCCAGCGCTTGAGGCTTTTAATTATATAATCAGAAAATACGATTATAGTGATAAGCTGAACGAAGCGCATATTTGGCGCGAGAAGGTAAACATTAGACTTGAGAATGATGAGTTGGCTATAAAAAACTTAAAGCGACTTTTAAAGTTTGAACAGTTATCTGATCAAGAATATGCTGATGCGCGTGCCATGATGGCTCAGGCCTACATCAACGAAAAGGTATTGGATACCGCTGTTCAGCATTTAAAAGTAGCATCGCATTACACCAAGAAGAATGAGGAAAAAGGGCGTTACTACTATATTATTGGGCAGTTGTACAATCAAATGAATCATAAGGATAGTGCTAATTATGCCTTTACCAAAGTAATTGACCTCAATAGAAAATCACCCCGGGTTTATATGATCAATGCGGAGATTCAAAAAATCCGAAACACTAAAATCACATCTGAGAATAGTGAGGAGATGTTGGAGTATCTTACGGATTTGGAAGAAAACCGAGAGAACCGACCGTTTCTGGATATTATTTATCGCCAAGTAGCGGAGTATCATTTAGAGCAGGAGAATGATAGTATGGCCATAGCCTATTTTAACAAGTCACTTCGCGCCACACAAAACGAACCTAAGTTGAATGCTCTCAATTATGAGAATTTGGCCGTTTATAATTTTGATCATAATGAGTATAAACTGGCAGGAGCTTATTATGACAGTGTTATTCCCAATCTAGATGAAAACACCAAGAAGTATAGATCCACCAAGAAGAAACTAGATAACCTTGAGGATGTTATTAAATATGAAGATATTGCCCATCAAACGGATAGTGTCATTACGTTATATAATTTACCGTTAGCAGAACGTACAGCTTATTTTGAAGATTATATAGCAGAATTGCAAGCGGCAAAAGATGCAGCGGCAAAAAAAGAAGAAAGAAGATTGGCTACGGGCTTTGCGGAATTTGCGAAAAGTAAAGGTGGAAAGGAAAACCAAGGTAAATTCTACTTTTACAACCTGAAAAGTTTGGGTTATGGTAAAAACGATTTTGTCCAAAGATGGGGTAAAAGAGTGTTAGAAGATGATTGGAGATGGAGCAACAAAAAAAGAACGTTATCGCAAGAAAATAATGAAGCCCTTGCTTCAAATGATAGTATTTATGCCGATGTGGGAGAGGAAGAAAAATTTTCGGTCGATTATTATTTAGATAGAATACCAACAGATGTTACTGTAATTGATAGTTTAAAGGGAGAAAGGAACTTTGCCAATTATCAATTGGGATTGATTTATAAGGAAAAGTTTAAAGAGAACCTTTTGGCGGCTGAAAAATTGGAAAATGTTTTGGATTCAGAGCCCGAAGAACGATTGATTCTTCCATCAAAATATAATTTGTATAAGATTTATGAGGAAGAGGGTAGCCCATTGTTGGCTTCAATGAAAAATGATATATTAAGTAATCATGCAGACTCGCGCTATGCAGAGATTATACTAAATCCAAGAGCGGTGTTAGAAGATGATGCCGATAGCCCGGATGCGCGCTACGCAGCCTTATACCGCATGTACCAAAAACAAGAGTTTTTAAGGACGATTACGGGAGCGGAAGAGAATATAGAAAAGTTTACGGGAGACCCCATAGTGCCTAAATTTGAAATGTTGAAGACAAATGCTATTGGTAGATTGAACGGTTTTAAGCCATTTGAGGAAGCCCTCAATTATGTGGCTCTGACCTATCCTAACAATCCGGAAGGTAAAAAAGCAGAGCAAATGGTGGCCGAACAACTTCCTAAATTGGCGGTTAAAGATTTTTCTACGGAACTCGGTTCATCCGGCACCGGAAATTGGAAAGTGGTTTTCCCGTTTAGAAGAAGTAATGATGAAATTGCCAAAAGGGTAAAGAAGGCATTAGAAGATGCAATTATAGATTTGAGGTACAAGAATGTTGTTTCAAAAGATATCTATACCTTAGAAGACCAATTTGTGGTCGTACATGGCTTTAAGTCTAAAGATTATGCCTTGGGCTTTGCAGAGCTTATAAAATTTAACAAGGATTACCTTATTGAGAATGAGAATTTTGTAATTTTATCTACCAACTATAAAATTATACAGGTACATAAAAACCTACAATCTTATAAAAATCAAATTTTAACCCCAAAACCTTAA